In Candidatus Acidiferrales bacterium, the sequence TTTAGTCGTGCCGTAAGTGGAGCAATTTCAATAAACCTTCAGCGGCTTTAGCCGCTGAAGAGGGCTCAAGTCGAGGTTGTCACACAGACTCTTCAGGCGCGCTTTGTCTGCTTCTCACGGAACTTCGAGGCCGCAGCCAGAGGTGAGATTCCCGCTTCCAGCACCGTCAGCGTTTTGCCGCTTGACGATTGGCGATGAACGATTCACGATTCCGGTAAGCCCGGGTGGCGGAATGGGCAGACGCAAGGGACTTAAAATCCCTTGGGGAGAAATCCCCGTGCCGGTTCGATCCCGGCCCCGGGCACGTCAGGATCAATGACAAGAACCATGTAAGAGCCCCAGACGGGGGAGTGTGCCGGCGGGTTGCTCCGGCTGTACTACGCTGCTGGCGTGCGAGACCCGTCCCCTCTTCTCGCGCACAAGTTTTGCTTTCGAACGGCCTGTCTGCGGTAGAATAGGCCCCGCTCGTTCCGCCAAAAGGAGAATGATCACGATGAAGGGCAAACCGGAAGTTCTTGCGGCCTTATCCGAAATGCTGAAGGAAGAACTGGGCGCGCTCAACCAGTACATGCTTCACGCCGAAATGTGCGACAACTGGGGCTACAAGCGCCTGGGCAGCAACACCAAAAAGCAGGCCATCGGCGAAATGAAGCACGCCGAAAAGTTGATGGAACGCATCCTCTTCCTTGAGGGGATGCCGAAGATGGAGGAGATGGCAAAACTCAACATCGGCAAAGACGTCAAGCAGCAGCTTGAAAACGACCTCGCGCTCGAGCGCGCCGCTGTGCGTGATTACAATCAGGCCATCGAGACCTGCCGCAAGGCGGGCGACAACGCCTCGGCCGACTTCCTCAAGGAAATCCTGAAGGATGAAGAAGGGCACGTCGATTTCCTCGAGCAGCAAGTCGGCCTCATCGAGCAGCTCGGCCTGCAAAACTATCTCAGCCAGCAGTTGGAAGAATAAGAGAATCGCGCCCACCGGGGGCCGGCACTTTTCTTGAATTGCTTCTGGGCCACCGCCCGCGCAGGGGATATTCCCTACTTACCTGTGTGGCCAGCAGTTGGATCCACTGGTGCCGAGGAAGGCCCTCCACTGCGGTGGCCGCAGCACCGCTTGTTCCCAAGCCCGCAGGGCCGGGCACGGGGTAGCAGATGGCGGTGAGGAAAGTCAGGGCTGCGCCGATAGACGAAGGCGATCTGGAGTTTCGACTTTGCGCCGCCAATCGGAGATAATGGAAATGAAGCGAGCCAAGGGGACCGGGTAAATCCTTCCCATGAGTGAGGCGATGTCAACCATAGCCGTGGTGGAAAAGCAGGGCGCACAACTCCGCGTTGTGTCAGCCGAAAGGAACGAGCCAAAATCCGTCGGGATTGACACCCCGCGCAAGAAAAAGCCAAAAGAGATCGCGGTGATTACCGAGTGCTGCACCGGCTGCGCCGGCTCGCCCGCTTGCGTACCTTACTGCCCGGTCACCGACTGCATGTTCTGGGTTTCCGACCTGGACAACCCGCCCTTCGGCCGCATTCAGGTGGATCCTCAGCTTTGCATCGGCTGCAAGAAATGCACCAGCAAGGGTCCGGACGGTGCTTTCCTGGACGGTTGCCCGTGGGATGCCATCGAAATGGTGGATACCGCCGAGGTGGAAGCCGTTTACGGGGAAATGCGCTACTGACCTTTCCTCCGAACTTTCTCCCCCTGTTTAAAGACGGTTCCGTATGGCTTTGGCGGTAAGAGCTGCCTGCTCAAGAATCTTGTCGGGCATGTCGGCGCCAGCCGAGGCCGGTTGGGCAAAACGTTCCACGTCGGGCAAGTCTTCCGGCCGTCCCACCAGATAAAGCGCCCGCAGGGCCTCCCATACCTGATCGGGCCCGGGGGAAAGAAGCACGACCTCATCGCCCGCCGCTACCCTCGCCCCTTCTTTTTTGAGCCTGCTTTGAACCCGACCCGGCAAAGGCGACCGTATGTCGAACGCTTGGCCTTTGCCCGCGTCCAGCCGAGCCAGAAGAGTCCCGGGGTTCACCGCGTCCTCTTCCTTCAGGCGAGTGGACAAAGTGCCATCGCGCGGGCTGCGGACAGTATATGGCCGGAGCATCATCACCAGTTCAGCCCGCCCGCTCACATCCCCGAAACGCACCAGCGAGAGAGCCGCATTCCGGCGCACCAGCGGCTCGGGATCCTGAAGAAGGCGGAGGAGCGCCTGGTGAAATTCTTCTGAGGTGTTGTCCTGTCCCATGACCCATGCGGCGGTGACGCGAATTTCCGTCATCTTGTGCTGGGCGGTTGCGACCACTCGCGGATACCACTGTTTTACTTCGCCCTGGCGGCGACCGCCGCGCACCATGCCCTCGGCAATCTGCGCCAGGGCGTGCTGGATGTGGCGGGGCTTCGCTTCGTCGGCAAGATACTGCTCGATCTTTTTGTCGCCGAGAGGCCTGCCATACCATGTCCCCCGCCAGAAAAGAAAAGGGATGAGAACGAAAAGCAGAGTGATGACAAGGAGGAGCAGGCTGGGTCGTCGGCGGCCAGGGCGCGGTGCAGCACCAGACTGCGGGGGTTTGGATTCAGGACTGGTGGCAGAGTCGGGCTTGGCCAAGGTGTTCCTTCACCCCCGAATCAGAGAAGGCGAACGGCGGACAGAAGCAGCGCCCGCAAAAGCGGGGAAGAGAAGAAGGT encodes:
- a CDS encoding HEAT repeat domain-containing protein — its product is MAKPDSATSPESKPPQSGAAPRPGRRRPSLLLLVITLLFVLIPFLFWRGTWYGRPLGDKKIEQYLADEAKPRHIQHALAQIAEGMVRGGRRQGEVKQWYPRVVATAQHKMTEIRVTAAWVMGQDNTSEEFHQALLRLLQDPEPLVRRNAALSLVRFGDVSGRAELVMMLRPYTVRSPRDGTLSTRLKEEDAVNPGTLLARLDAGKGQAFDIRSPLPGRVQSRLKKEGARVAAGDEVVLLSPGPDQVWEALRALYLVGRPEDLPDVERFAQPASAGADMPDKILEQAALTAKAIRNRL
- the bfr gene encoding bacterioferritin; translated protein: MKGKPEVLAALSEMLKEELGALNQYMLHAEMCDNWGYKRLGSNTKKQAIGEMKHAEKLMERILFLEGMPKMEEMAKLNIGKDVKQQLENDLALERAAVRDYNQAIETCRKAGDNASADFLKEILKDEEGHVDFLEQQVGLIEQLGLQNYLSQQLEE